The Paenibacillus macerans genome includes a window with the following:
- a CDS encoding ankyrin repeat domain-containing protein, which translates to MTEYFRDFTFYSLHHFENAQNIGWMNKANDYSKGNVSSEFIENLLLYVKNPFNEIRMVPIKSNSTDFTALGSFEIRVITKDGKQKFAAPSMILHYVIEHNYCPPEEFMSAVINGPKPGSNEYEAYEKRYNIDCLWGEQDDIVVISEKLRNGVLNNDRKLIYDHSAFCNIITKDGSLLNVAIKSRNVELVKDLILLGADLNKFSGIELNNAVAESENEIVRLLLTHNIMIDVSTPKSNPLFTAIRKGNYEASKILLEYGIDANVKYTNEFMKNMDAFTLAERCKQDRIVELLEGYIVQ; encoded by the coding sequence ATGACTGAGTATTTCAGAGATTTCACCTTTTATTCTCTTCATCATTTTGAAAATGCACAAAACATTGGATGGATGAATAAAGCAAATGATTATAGCAAAGGGAATGTATCAAGTGAGTTTATTGAAAACTTGTTGTTGTACGTAAAAAATCCTTTTAACGAAATAAGAATGGTTCCCATAAAATCAAACTCAACTGACTTCACTGCATTAGGATCATTTGAAATTCGAGTAATCACTAAAGATGGTAAACAGAAATTCGCAGCCCCCAGCATGATACTTCATTATGTAATTGAGCATAACTATTGCCCTCCAGAAGAATTTATGAGTGCCGTAATTAATGGACCCAAGCCAGGATCGAACGAGTATGAAGCATATGAGAAACGTTACAATATTGATTGTTTATGGGGGGAACAAGATGATATAGTGGTTATCTCTGAAAAACTAAGGAACGGTGTCTTAAATAATGATAGAAAATTAATTTATGATCATTCTGCTTTTTGTAACATAATCACAAAGGACGGATCATTATTAAATGTTGCAATTAAATCAAGAAATGTAGAATTGGTAAAAGATTTAATTTTATTAGGGGCCGATTTGAATAAATTCAGTGGCATTGAATTGAATAATGCAGTTGCTGAATCTGAAAATGAAATTGTTAGACTGTTGTTAACCCATAATATTATGATTGATGTGAGCACTCCTAAATCAAATCCGCTTTTTACTGCTATTCGCAAAGGTAATTATGAAGCATCTAAGATATTGTTGGAATATGGAATAGATGCTAATGTAAAATATACAAATGAATTCATGAAAAATATGGATGCATTTACTTTGGCGGAACGCTGTAAACAAGATCGTATTGTTGAATTACTTGAGGGATATATTGTTCAATAA